ACCTTGACAATTCTGGAATAACCGCCGATCAGATCGCCTGGATCCGGCGATACGGTTACTGGCCTCCGGATCGTATTTATAGTTTCGACTCGGATCTGGCTACTCCCACAGGTCAGCCGCCGTTCACCCCGCTGATCGGCCAAATAAAGTCCTGGGAGCCTTATTGAATGAGATTAGTTCGGAGAAGTCCCCGTCGGTTCGTACTTTTGTAAACCGTTTTTTGTAACTCTTTATGATGCTTATCGTTCCACGAGAATATATTTATGAAAATATTCTCGGGTTCAAGTCCTCTTGAAGGACGAATCCCCCCTGTCCTTATTAAGGGGGGAATCATGCTGGCAGGCAGCTTTTACCCCCTTATTAAGGGGGTCGCCGCTCATTGCGGCGGGGGGATTTTGTCTAAAGAGCAGATAAGTGATATGGCATTTCTGTCGCCGAATAAAAAATGGGGGATAGCCAGTATTCATTCTTATCTGGATTTCCGAAAATGTATTTGTTATACTTTTTAAGAAAAATCCCTCATGATACATGAGTACAATACTCCGTCACCAAGCGGAAAAGCACATGGAGCCGTTTATGATACAAGCCAGCCGTAATCACGATTCAGCCAGCCGTCCCGGCTCCTCGGAAAAAGGAATGACCATTATCGAGCTAATTGTCTCCATGACCATCGGCGGCATACTCCTTACCTCGGCCTGGAGTTTCTTTGTCACTCAGACAAGTAATTTCGATCAAAACCGTCAAACCGCCGAAATGCAGCAGGAGCTGCGATGGGCTATGCAATATGTATCAGAGCATCTCAGACTGGCCGGGAATGCCGTTCAATCAACCGGCGGCTGGCAGGTGATTGAAAACAAGGACGGCGTTGGGGACGCTCCAGATTCACTGATCGTGCTGGGGAGCTACCGCTCTCTTGTGGTAAACACCACCCAGACGATGGGAAACGAAGGCGCCCAAATCAAAGTAAGCTCTACAGATGGCATTGAAGAAGGGGATCTGATTGTAATCTCGGACGGTACTTTTTCTGAGCTTTTTTATGTGACTTCCATTCAGTCGGATCATCTGTTCCATGCAAAGTATCTACCCTATAACGATGATAATAAGCTTGAGCATCGTTATACTTCGGGGAGTACGGTGACTGTAGTATCCCACTACAGCTTTTTCATTCAGACCGATGCGCAGGGGCATCCCAACCTTATGACCAAAACCCAGGCCTATCCGGGACAGATTCTCGGCGGAGACATCGACCGGTTTCAAATACGGTTCAAGATGAAGAGCGGCTCATGGCAAAACACGGTGTCAGCCACTGAAGTATATGATATCCGCCAGATAGAGATCACCCTGCGGGCGCGGTCGCCTCAGCCTTTGAGGAACTATCGCGATCCGGTATATGGCGACGGATACATGCGTCTGGAACTCAAGAGTATTGTGATTCCGAGGAATATTGTTATTGTATAAAGAATTGCCGGCCTGTTTTTTCAGGCTTTCTCGTCGAAGCGGAAAGAGAGAGAATAAATTCCGCCTTCGAACTGACTGTGAATGTTAAAGCCGCTCTTGTGGAAGACATTGAGCATCTTGCGGTTTGAGGCGAACACTTCAGCGGTGAAACCACTGATTCCTTTTTCCCTGGCTATCTCGATCAGTCTGCTGAGCATGAAAAACCCGATTCCGCCGGCCTGCCAGTCCGGGTGAACTGTGAACGCCACCTCGGCCATGTTGGTGGGACGGTCCAAAAGCCAGCGCGCCA
The Candidatus Latescibacter sp. DNA segment above includes these coding regions:
- a CDS encoding prepilin-type N-terminal cleavage/methylation domain-containing protein, whose protein sequence is MEPFMIQASRNHDSASRPGSSEKGMTIIELIVSMTIGGILLTSAWSFFVTQTSNFDQNRQTAEMQQELRWAMQYVSEHLRLAGNAVQSTGGWQVIENKDGVGDAPDSLIVLGSYRSLVVNTTQTMGNEGAQIKVSSTDGIEEGDLIVISDGTFSELFYVTSIQSDHLFHAKYLPYNDDNKLEHRYTSGSTVTVVSHYSFFIQTDAQGHPNLMTKTQAYPGQILGGDIDRFQIRFKMKSGSWQNTVSATEVYDIRQIEITLRARSPQPLRNYRDPVYGDGYMRLELKSIVIPRNIVIV